From the genome of Methylocystis bryophila, one region includes:
- a CDS encoding zinc-binding dehydrogenase yields the protein MKTEAAILVELNKPLEVVSLGLPALRAGQALVEIAYSGVCGTQVNEWLGKKGEDKWLPHCMGHEATGSVLEVGPGVTKVKASDKVVLSWLKGSGAEAGGAVYDWEGRRVNAGGVTTFQRHAVVSENRLSRLPEGLPMDVATMLGCAAPTGMGAVINVLRVRPGDAIAVFGTGGVGLNSLMAAAFSGATTIIGIDPSPFRRTLAKMYGATHVVDPAAGDPLEQIRAIVPQGVDVAVEASGLAEVMAAAMQATRAQGGRAVVVGNARAGATVSVDAAIFNQGKSLLGTWGGDSEPDRDFPRFGRLLGAGRFPVRDLLSKPYKLSEATDALQALADGVTGRPLLDMSLA from the coding sequence ATGAAAACCGAAGCCGCCATCCTCGTCGAGCTGAACAAGCCGCTGGAAGTGGTCTCCTTAGGCCTTCCCGCCCTGCGCGCGGGCCAGGCGCTCGTCGAGATCGCCTATTCGGGCGTCTGCGGCACTCAGGTCAATGAGTGGCTGGGCAAGAAGGGAGAAGACAAATGGCTTCCCCACTGCATGGGTCACGAGGCGACGGGCAGCGTTCTCGAGGTCGGGCCGGGCGTGACGAAGGTCAAGGCCTCCGACAAGGTCGTCCTCTCCTGGCTGAAGGGAAGCGGCGCCGAGGCCGGCGGAGCCGTCTATGACTGGGAGGGACGCCGCGTGAACGCCGGCGGCGTGACGACCTTTCAGCGCCACGCCGTGGTCAGCGAGAACCGTCTCAGCCGGCTCCCGGAGGGGCTGCCGATGGACGTCGCGACAATGCTCGGCTGCGCTGCGCCGACGGGCATGGGCGCCGTGATCAACGTGCTGAGGGTCCGCCCTGGCGACGCCATCGCCGTCTTCGGCACGGGCGGCGTCGGGCTCAATTCGCTTATGGCTGCAGCCTTCTCGGGGGCGACGACGATCATCGGGATTGATCCGAGCCCCTTCCGGCGCACGCTGGCCAAGATGTACGGCGCGACGCACGTCGTCGATCCCGCGGCGGGCGACCCGCTGGAGCAGATCCGCGCCATCGTTCCGCAGGGCGTGGATGTCGCGGTCGAGGCCTCCGGCTTGGCCGAGGTCATGGCCGCGGCGATGCAAGCGACGCGGGCGCAGGGCGGACGCGCCGTCGTCGTCGGCAACGCCCGCGCCGGCGCGACCGTGTCCGTGGACGCCGCGATCTTCAACCAGGGAAAGTCGCTGCTCGGCACCTGGGGCGGCGACAGCGAGCCCGATCGGGACTTTCCGCGCTTCGGCCGCCTTTTGGGCGCGGGCCGCTTCCCCGTGCGCGACCTGCTGTCCAAGCCCTATAAGCTCAGCGAGGCGACCGACGCCCTCCAGGCGCTCGCCGACGGCGTGACGGGACGGCCGCTCCTCGACATGTCCTTGGCGTGA
- a CDS encoding transketolase, with translation MKPLSQTAGHPGADDLEKVAARLRGQVIEMSHQAKSAHLGSSLSCCDVVAAAYWGVLRIDPADPKAADRDRFILSKGHAATALYAALAFKGFFDSALLETYTRDGALLAEHPPANLLPGVEAATGSLGHGLPLGVGMALAARLSGLGYRVFALLSDGENNEGSVWEAAMFAAAQKLTHLCVIVDYNKWQATARSNETLQLAPLREKWESFGWDAHEIDGHDVNALARAMENVPNGSGRPVALIAHTVKGKGVSFMEDDNNWHYRAPTADEVRLARVELGLA, from the coding sequence TTGGAGAAAGTCGCCGCAAGACTCCGCGGGCAAGTCATCGAAATGTCGCATCAAGCCAAGAGCGCGCATCTCGGCTCGTCGCTGTCCTGCTGTGACGTTGTCGCAGCCGCCTATTGGGGCGTGCTGAGGATCGATCCCGCCGACCCGAAAGCCGCTGATCGCGACCGCTTCATTCTCTCCAAGGGTCATGCGGCGACGGCCCTCTACGCCGCTCTTGCGTTCAAGGGCTTCTTCGACTCCGCGTTGCTTGAGACCTATACGCGCGACGGCGCGCTGCTGGCCGAGCATCCGCCCGCCAATCTCCTGCCCGGCGTCGAGGCGGCGACCGGCTCGCTCGGCCACGGGCTGCCGCTGGGCGTCGGCATGGCGCTTGCCGCGAGGCTCTCAGGCCTTGGCTATCGCGTCTTCGCGCTGCTCTCCGACGGAGAGAACAACGAAGGCTCCGTGTGGGAGGCCGCCATGTTCGCCGCCGCGCAGAAGCTGACCCATCTCTGCGTGATCGTGGACTACAACAAGTGGCAAGCGACGGCGCGCTCCAATGAGACGCTGCAACTCGCCCCTTTGCGAGAAAAATGGGAGAGCTTCGGCTGGGACGCGCATGAGATCGACGGCCATGACGTGAACGCTCTCGCGCGCGCGATGGAAAACGTGCCCAACGGCTCGGGGCGGCCTGTCGCGCTCATCGCGCATACGGTCAAGGGCAAGGGCGTCTCCTTCATGGAGGACGACAACAACTGGCACTATCGCGCGCCCACCGCCGATGAAGTCCGGCTCGCGCGCGTGGAGCTCGGCCTCGCATGA
- a CDS encoding transketolase family protein, translating to MRNAFADELTRLGDEDPRLVMLSGDIGNRLFDKFRAAHGDRFFNCGVAEQNMMGLAAGLALSGYRPIAYTITPFVTTRCLEQIRTDVCYHEAPVIIVGVGSGLSYAGLGPTHHSCEDIALLRALPGLAVVCPCDAFEVRAALRAALHADHPTYLRLGKKGEPKIHGETPTDFSIGKALTIREGRDVCLLATGTILPEALHAADALAAAGVSAQVVSFHTVKPLDTERLRDAFATFRLVATIEEHSVVGGFGSAVAEWVVDSVIAPRAFLRFGTPDAFFKLAGEQEFARERLGLTGEQIALRIKERLSAA from the coding sequence ATGAGAAACGCCTTCGCAGACGAGTTGACCAGGCTCGGGGACGAGGACCCTCGCCTCGTCATGCTTTCCGGCGACATCGGGAACCGGCTCTTCGATAAGTTCCGCGCCGCGCATGGCGACCGCTTCTTCAATTGCGGGGTCGCCGAGCAGAACATGATGGGGCTTGCTGCCGGATTGGCGCTCTCCGGCTACCGGCCGATCGCCTACACGATCACGCCCTTCGTGACGACGCGTTGCCTCGAGCAGATCCGCACGGATGTCTGCTACCACGAGGCGCCGGTCATCATTGTGGGCGTGGGCTCGGGTCTCTCCTACGCAGGGCTGGGACCGACGCATCATTCCTGCGAGGATATCGCGCTCCTGCGCGCGCTGCCCGGTCTCGCGGTGGTGTGCCCCTGCGACGCCTTCGAGGTTCGAGCCGCCCTTCGCGCCGCGCTTCACGCCGATCATCCGACCTATCTGCGACTGGGCAAAAAGGGCGAGCCGAAAATTCACGGCGAGACGCCGACTGATTTTTCCATCGGTAAGGCGTTGACGATCCGCGAAGGGCGAGATGTCTGCCTGCTCGCAACGGGAACGATCCTGCCGGAGGCGCTCCACGCCGCAGACGCGCTTGCCGCTGCGGGCGTCTCGGCGCAGGTCGTGTCCTTCCATACGGTGAAGCCACTCGACACAGAAAGGCTGCGCGACGCCTTTGCGACCTTCCGTCTGGTCGCCACGATCGAGGAGCACAGCGTAGTCGGCGGCTTCGGTTCGGCCGTCGCCGAATGGGTCGTCGATAGCGTGATCGCGCCGCGCGCCTTCTTGCGCTTCGGGACGCCCGACGCCTTCTTCAAGCTTGCCGGCGAGCAGGAATTCGCTCGCGAGCGTCTGGGACTTACGGGGGAGCAGATCGCTCTCCGCATCAAGGAAAGGCTATCCGCCGCATGA
- a CDS encoding class I SAM-dependent methyltransferase, translated as MTERFKHRTACRLCDSSSLELVLPIRPSPIGDAFVPKERLHEEQELFPLDCYLCAECGHLQNLDVVNPEILFRDYTYRTSVSLGLVEHFRQYAESALKELEIAPGGLVVEIGSNDGSLLRAFQAHGMRVIGVDPAREIAEQATQNGVPTVPEFFNATIANDIRAAHGSAALICANNVFAHMDDMSEVTAGIRKLLADQGVFIFEVSYIVDMIDNMVFDTIYHEHVSHHALTPLERFLNRHDMTIFDVARMPTKGGSIRVFAQPLSTPTRPISERLKMLLAEEARREIVKPGVYREWFKLIEKRKRDVLDYVDGMIRAGKTVAGYGASTTTTTLLYHFELESRLKFIVDDNPLKQGMFSPGAHLPVYPPSALTELKADAAVILAWIYAKPIIERNQAFLSGGGQFLAPLPETRVIAY; from the coding sequence ATGACAGAACGCTTCAAGCACAGAACCGCATGTCGCCTCTGCGACTCATCCTCTCTCGAACTCGTATTGCCCATTCGGCCATCGCCGATTGGAGACGCCTTCGTTCCGAAAGAGCGTCTTCATGAAGAGCAGGAGCTTTTTCCCCTTGACTGTTATTTGTGCGCGGAGTGCGGTCATCTACAAAACTTAGATGTCGTGAATCCTGAGATTTTGTTTCGTGATTACACCTATCGAACCTCCGTCTCGCTTGGGCTCGTCGAGCACTTTCGACAATATGCCGAGTCGGCGCTGAAGGAGCTGGAGATTGCACCCGGCGGACTCGTGGTCGAAATCGGCAGCAACGACGGGTCTCTGCTTAGAGCCTTTCAGGCGCATGGCATGCGGGTTATCGGCGTCGACCCTGCGCGCGAGATCGCAGAACAAGCGACCCAAAATGGCGTGCCGACAGTGCCGGAATTTTTTAACGCGACCATCGCAAACGACATCCGTGCCGCGCACGGTTCTGCGGCCCTGATATGCGCAAATAACGTATTCGCGCACATGGACGATATGAGTGAGGTCACCGCCGGGATTCGCAAGTTGCTTGCAGATCAGGGTGTCTTCATTTTCGAGGTTTCGTATATCGTCGATATGATCGACAACATGGTGTTCGACACGATCTATCACGAACACGTTTCGCATCACGCGCTCACGCCCTTGGAGCGTTTTCTCAACCGCCATGACATGACGATCTTCGATGTGGCCCGCATGCCCACAAAGGGCGGCTCGATCCGCGTCTTTGCACAACCATTGTCTACCCCGACGCGGCCAATTTCGGAACGACTGAAAATGCTTCTAGCAGAGGAAGCGCGGCGGGAAATTGTGAAGCCCGGGGTCTACCGCGAGTGGTTCAAGCTGATCGAAAAGCGAAAGCGTGACGTTCTCGATTATGTTGACGGAATGATTCGCGCCGGCAAGACGGTCGCCGGCTACGGCGCGTCGACGACGACGACCACTCTACTCTATCACTTCGAATTGGAGAGCCGTCTGAAATTCATTGTGGATGACAACCCGCTCAAGCAGGGGATGTTCAGTCCTGGGGCGCATCTACCAGTTTACCCTCCCTCGGCTTTGACAGAGCTGAAGGCCGACGCCGCCGTCATTCTCGCCTGGATCTATGCGAAGCCCATCATCGAACGCAATCAGGCTTTTCTCTCTGGCGGTGGTCAGTTTTTGGCGCCACTCCCAGAGACGAGGGTCATCGCGTATTGA
- a CDS encoding SDR family NAD(P)-dependent oxidoreductase, producing MGLVIVERFLARGFAVTVLSRRPCEKHRENPLVRHVAVDLEKLSDFDEVDGDYLSGRPIRYLAFAQRFRGQGDPWQGEIQVGLTATRVLIEGLVDRFAETGDRAIAAVSSVYAEFVGGSQPVGYHVVKAGLNAMTRYYAWSLGGRGIRMNAVMPLTYIKDESRAFYQSQGAINDLYRRLVPLQRMGEAGDNADVVDFLCSERAAFITGQSLFVDGGVSIVWPEETASKFSA from the coding sequence CCTTGCGAGAAGCATAGAGAGAACCCATTGGTTCGCCACGTCGCGGTGGATCTCGAAAAACTTTCGGATTTCGACGAAGTTGATGGGGATTACTTGAGTGGTCGGCCCATTCGGTATCTGGCCTTTGCACAGCGCTTTCGCGGACAAGGCGATCCTTGGCAAGGGGAAATCCAGGTGGGCCTCACGGCCACGAGGGTTTTGATTGAAGGCCTTGTTGATCGCTTCGCCGAAACGGGCGATCGCGCCATCGCTGCTGTCAGCTCCGTTTATGCGGAGTTCGTCGGAGGGTCACAGCCGGTCGGCTATCATGTCGTGAAAGCAGGACTCAACGCGATGACGCGTTATTATGCTTGGTCGCTTGGCGGGCGCGGCATCAGGATGAACGCCGTTATGCCCCTAACCTACATTAAAGATGAAAGCCGCGCCTTTTATCAGTCACAGGGGGCCATCAACGATCTTTATCGACGCCTCGTTCCGCTTCAGCGGATGGGCGAAGCGGGTGACAACGCTGACGTGGTCGACTTTCTCTGCAGCGAACGGGCGGCGTTCATCACTGGCCAAAGCCTATTCGTCGACGGCGGGGTCTCGATCGTATGGCCAGAAGAAACGGCGAGCAAATTTTCAGCCTAA
- a CDS encoding class I SAM-dependent methyltransferase: MAYKEFVGLIHKSTTRDYLARVTQRDKAEVAELAIQYDYDYWDGSRETGYGGYRYDGRWLKVAEAMVKTYGIKPGMRILDVGSGKGFLLHDFLTACPGVEVAGIDISRYAIEHTMDDVKPFVQVADAAKLPFPDKHFDLVVSINTLHNLYNYDLWSAFREIERVSRGAKYICVEAYRNEREKVNLMYWQLTCRAFHTPEEWAFVMKSTGYTGDHEFIFFE; the protein is encoded by the coding sequence ATGGCATATAAGGAATTCGTCGGCCTCATCCACAAGTCCACCACGCGGGACTATCTCGCGCGCGTCACGCAGCGCGACAAGGCGGAGGTCGCTGAGCTCGCGATTCAATATGATTACGATTACTGGGACGGCAGCCGAGAGACGGGCTATGGTGGCTATCGCTATGACGGTCGTTGGCTCAAGGTCGCCGAGGCGATGGTGAAGACCTATGGGATCAAGCCGGGCATGCGCATACTGGACGTTGGCTCGGGCAAGGGCTTTCTACTGCACGACTTCCTGACCGCGTGCCCCGGCGTCGAGGTCGCGGGGATCGACATCTCGCGCTATGCGATCGAGCACACGATGGATGACGTGAAGCCCTTCGTGCAGGTCGCCGACGCCGCCAAGCTCCCCTTCCCCGACAAGCATTTCGATCTGGTCGTCTCGATCAACACGCTGCACAATCTCTATAATTACGACCTCTGGTCGGCGTTCCGAGAGATCGAGCGCGTCTCGCGCGGCGCGAAATACATCTGCGTCGAGGCCTATCGCAACGAGCGCGAGAAGGTGAATCTCATGTATTGGCAGCTCACCTGCCGCGCCTTCCACACGCCCGAGGAATGGGCCTTCGTCATGAAATCCACAGGCTACACCGGCGACCACGAGTTCATCTTTTTTGAGTGA